A region of the Amycolatopsis sp. cg13 genome:
CATCCCGCATCCGATGCTCGAATCAGCCGCCAGCACGTCGGCGAGCAACGCGGTGTCTTCTTGCGGACGGTAAACCCCGGGCAGGCGGAATACTCTGCCCAGCGGCCGGGCCTCCGCTTCAGTGCGCACAGACGTGGTCATGGCGGTCCTCCATCTCGGTCGGTCCGCCGGGATACCCCCGTCCGTTCAGGACAAACAGCGTTTTCCGCCGCACCGCGCCAAAATCACGCCACGCCGGTCGCGCGGCGGTAGGAGCGCTGCTCGACGATCTCGCCGTCGCCGCTTGCCCGGGGTTCTCCGTGGACGAAGTGGCCGACCCCGCGCGCCTGCGCCATTTCCCGGCCGACCGACACCGCGTCGCCGCGCCGCGCCGCGGTGTTCGCGACCCGGCGGACGCCCTCGATCCGGTTCTTCCACAGCCTGCCCTCGCGACACGTGTGAATGTCCCCTTCGGCCATCCCGCCGCTCCTTCCGTCTCGCCCGCCGGATACCCGATGCGAGCGCGGACAACCGGGTTGCCCGCGCCGCCGCCCGGGTATCCGAGCGGCGAACGAAGGGAGCAAAACCATGACCGAACCACGCGAATCCGACGACGTCTACGGCGACACCCCCGAAGAGGAACGCGAGACTATCCGCGGCGAACAGGGCACCTCCGGCGACGAACACGACGACTCCGACCCGCAGCAGGGCCGGTGAATCCCGCCGTCAGCGGGACGGCTCGCAGGCCTCCCGCGCCGGCACCCCGCAGCCGAGCCGGGCCCAGACCGTCTTGCCGCCGGAATGCTCGTGCACGCCCCAGTCGTCGGCGAGCCGGTCGACGAGCAGCATCCCCCGCCCGCGCGCCCGTTCGAAGTCGGGCGGGCGGACCTGCGGGCGGCCGGGCTCCGGATCGTCCACTTCGATCACCACGACGCACGGCCGGGACAGGACCGTCAATCTCGCACAGGACGGCCCCGAGGTGTGCTCGTAGGCGTTGGAGGCGAGTTCTTCGATCACCATCAAGACGTCGGCGAGGTGCTCCGGCGACAGGTGCCCCAGCGACTTGCCCGCCCAGGCGCGCACGCGCGGCAGCGCCGCGACGCCGGTGCCGCGCAGATCCAGCACCCAGGGCTCGTCGTCCTGGCCGGTCAACGCCGGACCCTCTTCCGCTGGCCGGGACAAAGAGCCCCCTCTCCCGCCGACGGCGCGACGGGGCGCGGGGACCTGCCCGTGCCGGAAAACGCCGCCGCGTTTCGCCGCCCCTCGCCGCAGCCGCTTGACATCACGTGGGGAAGTCCCTTTCTCGTTCTCGACTTCGCCGGTGCCCAATCGGGCGTACCCGGACAGGGCCGACTTCACACCTGCCGCCGCACATCTCTGGACCTCGGAGCCGGTTCGGTTACTGTCGCTGCATGCCGCCTCACGCGCCGGAGCCCGAATCGCGCACTCGCCTCGCCGAAATCCTCGGCGCCGGGGCGAGCAACGCCGACCTCGGCGAGGAGCTCACGAAGATCCTCGCCCGGGCTTGCGCCGTGCTCGACGTCGACACCGCGACCGTGCTGCGGCACGACGCCCGCTGGGCCCGCCTCGTCGCCGTCGCGGCCGCCGGGCTCGAGGAGGAGGTCTACCAGGGCGTCCAGGTGCCGGTGGGCGCGGGGTTCGCCGGAGCCGTCGCCGCGCGCCGGGAGCCGGTCGTCATCGACCGCATCGACAAGACCACGGTGCTCAACGCACTGCTGTCCGAACGCGGCCTGCACACCATGCTCGGCGTGCCGATGCTCGCGGGCACCGAACTGGTCGGCGTGCTGCACATCGGAGCCGTGCGGGAGCGCAGGTTCACCACCGACGACATCGAAACCTTGCGGCTGCTCGCCGACCGGCTCGCCGCTGTGCTGCAGGCGGAGATCATGCACCAGAACCAGGCCGCGACCATCGCCCTGCAGCGCAGCCTGCTGCCCGGCGTCCTGCCCGTCATCGACGGCCTGCGCCTCGCCGCCCGCTACGTGCCGGGCGCGGAGGCCGGGCTCGGCGGAGACTGGTACGACATCTTCCGTCTTCCCGGCGGCCAGACCGGCATCGTGATGGGCGACGTGTCCGGGCACGGCCTCGAAGCCGCTGTCATCATGGGACGGCTCCGCAGCGCACTGCGCGCGTACGCGCTCGACTGCGACGATCCCGCCCAAGTTCTCGCCAAACTGGACCGCAAAGCGAACCACTTCGAACACGGCGTGATGGCGACGGTCGCGTACGGCATTCTCAGACCCGGTCACGAAAGCATCGCGCTGTCGCTCGCCGGGCACCTGCCGCCGGTCGTGGCGTCGCCGGGCAAACCGGCCGAACTCGTGGCGGCTCCGCCGGATCCGCCCGTCGGCCTGACTGTCGGGGCCACCGTCGAGCGGCGCACCACGGTCGTCGAGCTGCCGCCCGGAGCCGTCGCCGCCTTCTACACCGACGGGCTCGTCGAGCGGCGCGACCGGCTCGTCGACACCGGCATGGACCAGCTGACCGAACTGGTCCGGCCGGA
Encoded here:
- a CDS encoding ATP-binding protein; protein product: MSRPAEEGPALTGQDDEPWVLDLRGTGVAALPRVRAWAGKSLGHLSPEHLADVLMVIEELASNAYEHTSGPSCARLTVLSRPCVVVIEVDDPEPGRPQVRPPDFERARGRGMLLVDRLADDWGVHEHSGGKTVWARLGCGVPAREACEPSR
- a CDS encoding DUF2188 domain-containing protein; amino-acid sequence: MAEGDIHTCREGRLWKNRIEGVRRVANTAARRGDAVSVGREMAQARGVGHFVHGEPRASGDGEIVEQRSYRRATGVA
- a CDS encoding PP2C family protein-serine/threonine phosphatase — encoded protein: MPPHAPEPESRTRLAEILGAGASNADLGEELTKILARACAVLDVDTATVLRHDARWARLVAVAAAGLEEEVYQGVQVPVGAGFAGAVAARREPVVIDRIDKTTVLNALLSERGLHTMLGVPMLAGTELVGVLHIGAVRERRFTTDDIETLRLLADRLAAVLQAEIMHQNQAATIALQRSLLPGVLPVIDGLRLAARYVPGAEAGLGGDWYDIFRLPGGQTGIVMGDVSGHGLEAAVIMGRLRSALRAYALDCDDPAQVLAKLDRKANHFEHGVMATVAYGILRPGHESIALSLAGHLPPVVASPGKPAELVAAPPDPPVGLTVGATVERRTTVVELPPGAVAAFYTDGLVERRDRLVDTGMDQLTELVRPEDPERACARIMAAMVGSRPPQDDVALVVLHRAAGAGTP